A stretch of candidate division KSB1 bacterium DNA encodes these proteins:
- a CDS encoding glycosyltransferase family 2 protein, with protein MLVPGMRRGSPWGARREQERIVAVIPALNAASTLPDVVRRVRDTLRSVEICVVDDGSDDDTALVAELLGCLVMRHARNIGKGAALRTGFAAVKEHADTIFTLDADGQHDPGEMPLFLPPLREGRAEVVVGNRMSTRHGMPLDRYLSNRLSSLIVSWVAGVRVPDSQCGFRAFRKEVLDAVLLTTSHFDTESEFIVRCARAGFRIESVPITTHYEGQASSISRAIDSFRFVKLMMVLLKEFNGSRQCRTVNSRQ; from the coding sequence ATGCTGGTACCCGGAATGCGGCGCGGGTCCCCGTGGGGTGCGCGGAGGGAGCAGGAGCGCATCGTAGCGGTTATCCCTGCGCTGAACGCAGCCAGCACCTTGCCGGACGTGGTGCGTAGGGTACGAGATACCCTTCGCTCGGTGGAGATTTGCGTCGTAGACGACGGGTCGGATGACGACACAGCGCTCGTTGCCGAGCTCCTGGGTTGCTTGGTGATGCGACATGCCCGCAACATTGGCAAGGGAGCTGCACTCCGCACCGGATTTGCGGCGGTGAAGGAGCATGCCGACACGATATTTACGCTCGACGCTGACGGCCAGCACGACCCAGGAGAGATGCCACTCTTCCTGCCCCCACTTCGTGAGGGAAGGGCGGAGGTCGTGGTGGGTAACCGGATGTCCACAAGGCACGGTATGCCTCTGGACCGCTATTTGAGCAATCGCCTAAGCTCGCTAATTGTGTCGTGGGTGGCTGGAGTCCGAGTTCCTGATAGCCAATGTGGTTTTCGGGCCTTCCGGAAGGAGGTCCTCGATGCAGTGTTATTGACGACCTCGCATTTCGACACAGAGAGCGAGTTCATAGTGCGGTGCGCACGCGCCGGCTTCCGTATCGAAAGCGTGCCCATCACTACGCACTATGAAGGCCAGGCAAGCTCCATTTCGAGAGCGATTGATAGCTTTCGTTTTGTGAAGTTGATGATGGTACTCCTCAAAGAGTTCAATGGTAGCCGACAGTGCAGGACGGTGAACAGTCGACAGTAG
- the leuS gene encoding leucine--tRNA ligase encodes MKAKSSYSFRDIEDKWQRRWQETGLYRTDMSKTEKKLYCLVMFLYPSADKLHIGHWYNYGPTDSWARFKRMQGYNVFEPMGYDAFGLPAENYAIKKGVHPAISTAENIRFIRKQLERIGAMYDWDKEIDTSSPRYYKWTQWFFLKLYEHGLAYRAKAPVNWCPQCKTVLANEQVIDGRCERCTTEVTRRDLEQWFFRITDYAERLLQGHEKLQWPEKTIIMQRNWIGRSEGAQISFRLKGHDEVVEVFTTRPDTLFGATYMVLAPEHPLVERITSAEQRPYVTEYVEACRRKSEIERTSTEKEKTGVFTGAYAINPINGQEIPVWIADYVLLSYGTGAVMAVPAHDQRDYEFAVKFGLPIVQVIQPTERTQVAADRAYEGPGSLINSGPFSGMDWKEGGRAIVETLKRQGRAEFKVTYRLRDWLVSRQRYWGAPIPIVYCNACGIVPVPEKDLPVLLPENVTFTGQGESPLATVPEFVNTMCPRCGGPARREVDTMDTFVCSSWYFLRFPNPHVDDKPFDPEVVEKWLPVDQYVGGAEHAVMHLLYARFFTMALKDMGLVKFEEPFLRLVHQGTITNRGAKMSKSRGNVVNPETYLDRYGSDAFRMFMMFMGDYTEGGDWSDEGIAGVHRFLNRVWRLVQGFCANPPQGDEKQHSSELLHAQHRTVQAVTQDLERFHFNTAISRLMEFVSALYGYVEKVPVAEQNRAVLTDAIRTLIQCLAPFAPHLGEELWEQIGGTYSVFDSGWPKYDEKLAARDTVTVVFQVNGKLRSSAVVQRGLPEEELRRLALEDQRVRKFVGDKSVRRVVVVRDKLVNVVAG; translated from the coding sequence GTGAAAGCGAAAAGCAGCTATTCGTTTCGCGACATCGAAGACAAATGGCAGCGTCGGTGGCAAGAGACGGGCCTGTACCGCACCGACATGAGCAAGACGGAGAAAAAACTCTACTGCCTGGTGATGTTTTTGTACCCGTCGGCCGACAAGTTGCACATTGGCCATTGGTACAACTACGGCCCTACCGACAGCTGGGCCCGGTTCAAGCGAATGCAGGGGTACAACGTCTTTGAGCCCATGGGGTACGATGCCTTTGGGCTTCCCGCGGAGAACTATGCGATCAAGAAGGGGGTCCATCCTGCCATCAGCACCGCTGAGAACATCCGCTTTATCCGTAAACAACTCGAGCGGATAGGTGCCATGTACGATTGGGACAAAGAGATCGACACCAGCTCGCCCCGGTACTACAAGTGGACCCAATGGTTCTTCCTCAAACTGTACGAGCATGGGCTGGCCTACCGCGCCAAGGCACCGGTGAATTGGTGCCCACAATGCAAAACGGTTCTTGCGAATGAGCAGGTCATTGATGGCCGTTGCGAGCGTTGCACCACCGAGGTAACGCGGCGGGACCTGGAACAATGGTTTTTCCGGATTACAGATTACGCCGAGCGACTGCTCCAAGGACATGAAAAGCTACAATGGCCGGAAAAGACCATCATCATGCAGCGGAATTGGATCGGTCGGAGCGAGGGAGCTCAGATCAGCTTCAGGCTTAAGGGGCACGATGAGGTTGTGGAGGTTTTTACCACCAGACCGGATACCCTCTTTGGTGCGACGTACATGGTGCTGGCCCCGGAACACCCTCTTGTCGAAAGGATTACGTCGGCGGAGCAACGTCCTTACGTGACCGAGTACGTGGAAGCCTGTCGTAGGAAAAGCGAAATTGAGCGGACAAGCACGGAAAAGGAAAAGACAGGCGTGTTCACTGGGGCATACGCCATCAATCCGATCAATGGCCAAGAAATACCGGTGTGGATTGCTGACTATGTGCTTCTCTCGTATGGGACTGGTGCGGTAATGGCCGTGCCCGCGCATGACCAGCGCGACTATGAATTTGCAGTAAAATTCGGTTTGCCGATCGTGCAGGTGATCCAGCCAACTGAGCGTACGCAGGTGGCAGCAGACCGTGCCTACGAGGGCCCCGGGAGCCTGATCAATTCTGGTCCTTTCTCCGGGATGGACTGGAAGGAGGGCGGGCGTGCCATTGTGGAGACGCTTAAGAGGCAAGGCCGCGCGGAGTTCAAGGTGACCTACCGCCTGAGGGACTGGCTCGTGTCAAGGCAGAGGTACTGGGGTGCGCCCATTCCCATCGTTTACTGCAATGCATGTGGCATTGTGCCGGTACCGGAAAAGGACCTCCCTGTCCTGCTGCCGGAAAACGTCACGTTCACGGGGCAAGGAGAGTCGCCACTGGCCACTGTGCCCGAGTTTGTAAACACCATGTGTCCGCGGTGCGGAGGCCCTGCTCGCCGCGAGGTGGACACCATGGATACGTTTGTCTGTTCCTCTTGGTATTTCCTCCGTTTTCCGAATCCGCACGTCGACGATAAGCCGTTTGACCCCGAGGTGGTGGAGAAATGGCTGCCTGTGGACCAATACGTGGGTGGTGCTGAGCATGCAGTCATGCATCTTCTCTACGCACGCTTTTTCACTATGGCTCTCAAGGATATGGGTCTAGTAAAGTTCGAGGAGCCGTTCCTGCGTCTTGTGCATCAGGGCACTATCACTAATCGTGGTGCCAAGATGTCCAAGTCCCGCGGCAACGTGGTAAACCCCGAGACTTACTTGGATCGCTACGGTTCGGACGCCTTCCGGATGTTCATGATGTTTATGGGCGACTACACCGAGGGCGGCGACTGGAGCGACGAAGGGATCGCGGGCGTCCACCGCTTCCTCAACCGTGTGTGGAGGCTTGTGCAGGGCTTTTGCGCCAATCCCCCGCAGGGTGACGAGAAGCAACATTCGTCTGAACTGCTGCACGCACAGCACAGGACTGTGCAAGCTGTGACCCAAGACTTGGAGAGGTTCCACTTCAACACTGCGATAAGCCGCCTGATGGAATTCGTTTCCGCGCTGTATGGCTACGTGGAAAAGGTGCCCGTCGCGGAACAAAACAGGGCCGTGCTCACCGATGCGATTCGGACCCTAATTCAGTGTCTGGCGCCGTTCGCTCCGCACCTGGGCGAAGAACTTTGGGAACAGATCGGTGGAACCTACAGCGTTTTCGACTCGGGATGGCCAAAGTACGACGAAAAGCTGGCTGCTCGGGACACTGTGACGGTCGTGTTCCAAGTGAACGGGAAGCTGCGCTCGTCGGCAGTGGTTCAGCGCGGGCTTCCGGAGGAGGAGTTAAGGCGACTTGCGCTGGAGGATCAGCGCGTGCGCAAGTTCGTAGGCGATAAGAGCGTGCGGAGAGTGGTGGTGGTGCGTGATAAGCTTGTGAATGTAGTCGCCGGGTGA
- a CDS encoding MerR family transcriptional regulator: MADVPIKKLYYSIAEVSRITDVKPHVLRYWETEFPELRPPKNRAGNRTYKLDDIRLIFRIKRLLYVEKYTVAGARERLARERLAEKANARHERQLSLSLEELKRQDLLAEIESELRGILDLLDRMDTNSGRGAVR, translated from the coding sequence ATGGCTGACGTACCGATCAAGAAGCTCTACTACTCCATTGCCGAGGTGAGCAGGATCACTGACGTCAAGCCGCACGTGCTCCGCTATTGGGAAACCGAATTTCCCGAGTTGCGGCCGCCGAAGAATCGCGCAGGGAATCGCACCTACAAGCTGGACGACATTCGGCTCATCTTTCGCATCAAGCGACTGTTGTACGTCGAAAAGTACACTGTTGCCGGGGCGCGGGAGAGATTGGCGCGAGAGCGGTTGGCCGAGAAGGCGAATGCTCGCCACGAGAGGCAACTGAGCCTTTCTCTCGAGGAACTGAAGAGGCAAGACTTGCTTGCCGAGATAGAATCGGAACTTCGCGGAATTCTGGACCTTCTGGACCGAATGGATACAAACTCGGGGCGTGGCGCAGTCCGGTAG
- a CDS encoding polysaccharide deacetylase family protein: MVTLAYHLVDRRFYAGITRVTPRAFAAQMSYLSRGGFVCRLPTLPTPVQDKSGPREICITFDDGYQCVYDYAYPIMESMQLRGTVFVIAGYVGKTNAWDVRLSKPVRHMGWGELGALVRSGWEIGSHSMTHAALSFLSPERLRKEVRDSKLLLEDRLGCPIRAFSYPFGVLDERLVDKVREAGYQVAFAMYVPPRLRRAGLSPFNRARTAVYLTDSMRGFAAKAQGGNGAWQVVVARVVNFCSRGTILLKT, encoded by the coding sequence GTGGTGACCCTGGCCTACCATCTGGTGGACAGACGGTTCTACGCGGGGATCACGCGCGTCACACCCCGGGCATTTGCGGCGCAGATGAGCTACCTGTCTCGCGGTGGTTTCGTCTGCCGCCTGCCTACCCTGCCCACACCGGTACAAGACAAGTCCGGCCCGCGAGAGATTTGCATCACGTTCGATGATGGGTACCAGTGCGTGTATGATTACGCATATCCGATCATGGAGAGTATGCAGCTCCGAGGCACAGTGTTTGTGATAGCCGGCTACGTTGGGAAGACCAATGCCTGGGACGTCCGTCTGAGCAAACCCGTGCGTCACATGGGGTGGGGCGAGCTTGGTGCGCTCGTCCGCTCAGGATGGGAAATCGGATCTCATTCAATGACCCATGCGGCACTGAGTTTTCTTTCGCCGGAACGACTGCGGAAAGAGGTTAGGGACTCAAAGTTGTTGCTTGAAGATCGGTTGGGGTGCCCGATTCGCGCCTTTTCCTATCCGTTCGGGGTACTGGACGAGCGGTTAGTAGACAAGGTAAGAGAGGCCGGCTATCAGGTGGCCTTTGCGATGTATGTGCCACCACGCCTGAGGAGGGCGGGCTTGAGTCCGTTCAATAGGGCACGAACGGCCGTCTATTTGACAGACTCGATGAGGGGCTTTGCCGCGAAAGCGCAAGGTGGGAACGGAGCTTGGCAAGTGGTAGTCGCCAGGGTGGTGAATTTTTGCTCGCGAGGGACAATTCTGCTCAAGACTTGA
- a CDS encoding HAD hydrolase-like protein, which yields MVFTESRNVAEFVPRHEFFVGIDSDGCVFDSMEIKHKECFIPNIIKYWGLQPVAKYAREAAEFVNLYSKWRGANRFPALVKVLDLLRERPEVKRRGVQIPDVEPLRRFVASGVPLGNPALREAVAASRDPVLVRTLEWSEAVNAAIADLVHGVPPFPLVRESLQKLSSHADIMVVSGTPGEALQREWQEHDIAQYAAIIAGQEVGSKKEQLRLATAGKYQPGRMLMIGDAPGDLEAARANQLRFYPIVPGQEEDSWARFHDEIIDLFLAGEYSPGMEAELVSEFTARLPEKPPWA from the coding sequence ATGGTTTTCACGGAGAGTCGGAACGTGGCTGAGTTTGTCCCGAGGCATGAATTCTTCGTTGGAATAGACTCTGATGGCTGCGTCTTTGACTCAATGGAGATAAAGCACAAAGAGTGCTTCATACCTAATATCATAAAGTACTGGGGCCTACAGCCGGTAGCGAAATACGCGCGGGAGGCGGCCGAGTTTGTGAACCTCTATTCAAAATGGCGAGGTGCAAACCGTTTTCCGGCCCTGGTGAAGGTGCTGGACCTTCTTCGCGAGCGTCCAGAGGTGAAGCGCAGGGGCGTGCAAATACCCGACGTAGAACCCCTGCGCAGGTTTGTGGCGTCTGGTGTACCATTGGGTAACCCGGCATTGAGAGAAGCTGTTGCCGCAAGCAGAGACCCTGTGCTGGTGAGAACGCTGGAATGGAGCGAAGCGGTGAACGCGGCGATAGCTGATCTGGTTCACGGTGTGCCGCCGTTTCCCTTGGTAAGGGAAAGTCTGCAGAAACTGAGCTCTCATGCAGACATCATGGTGGTTTCCGGCACGCCGGGGGAGGCGTTGCAAAGGGAATGGCAAGAGCATGACATTGCACAGTACGCGGCTATCATCGCCGGGCAAGAAGTGGGCAGCAAGAAGGAGCAACTGCGCCTGGCCACGGCAGGAAAGTATCAGCCTGGCCGCATGCTGATGATCGGGGACGCCCCCGGAGATCTGGAGGCTGCTCGGGCAAACCAGCTGAGGTTTTATCCCATCGTTCCGGGCCAAGAAGAAGATAGTTGGGCCCGTTTCCATGATGAGATCATCGATCTTTTTCTTGCAGGAGAGTACAGCCCAGGTATGGAAGCTGAACTTGTTTCCGAGTTCACGGCGCGTCTGCCTGAAAAGCCGCCGTGGGCTTGA
- a CDS encoding VTT domain-containing protein: MQDGEQSTVEIVRPREVGVRGSANPIRRLYDWVLRWAQTPYGWLALVLLAFAESSFFPVPPDVLLIALALALPRRAFLYAGSATVASVVGGIGGYGIGLGLMEAIGWRIVHFYHAEELFRRLFATFNEYSFWAVLSAALTPIPYKIFTISAGAAGSPFLSFVLASVIGRGVRFFAVSTLLYIWGPKVRELIDKYFNIATVVFVVLLLGGFLLLKYLL, from the coding sequence GTGCAGGACGGTGAACAGTCGACAGTAGAAATAGTCAGACCGCGAGAAGTAGGCGTACGGGGCTCTGCGAATCCCATCCGCCGCCTTTACGACTGGGTACTGCGGTGGGCCCAGACACCCTATGGCTGGCTCGCGCTTGTGCTGTTGGCGTTTGCCGAGTCCTCCTTTTTTCCAGTGCCGCCCGATGTCTTGCTCATCGCTCTGGCGCTCGCGTTGCCGCGCCGCGCCTTTCTCTATGCGGGGTCGGCCACAGTGGCCTCAGTGGTAGGCGGCATCGGTGGCTATGGCATTGGGCTCGGACTCATGGAGGCAATAGGCTGGAGGATTGTGCATTTCTACCATGCCGAGGAGCTATTCAGGCGGCTGTTTGCGACCTTCAACGAATACAGCTTTTGGGCAGTGCTCTCGGCTGCTCTGACGCCGATCCCATACAAGATATTCACCATCTCTGCCGGGGCCGCTGGCTCGCCGTTCCTTAGTTTCGTTCTCGCTTCGGTCATTGGGCGAGGCGTGCGTTTCTTCGCCGTTTCCACCTTGCTGTACATATGGGGCCCAAAGGTACGGGAGCTTATCGACAAATATTTTAACATTGCCACCGTAGTTTTCGTTGTTTTGCTGCTGGGGGGCTTTCTGCTTCTCAAGTATTTGCTGTAG